The DNA window ctcttctaaagTCATGGGGGGGGATGTGGGATGAACCTATGCACTCAGGGGCTGCAGTGGCTTGCTGGGGAGATTGGGACCACGCTGCACATGTGGAAAGAGCTGGCACTGGGTCCTGGTGCACCGAGCTGAGCGTGGGGGCAGGACAGACCCCGCTCTGGCAGCCCCTTTACTGGAAAgccactgggagaggctgcacCAGGCAACTGGTCTGGGGAAGAGCCACCAAGTCTCAAGGGGACGTTTCAATTCCTGCTCTGAGTGTGCTTCCCCCCTTATCAAGAAAAACCCTCTGCTCTCACTCGGAGAGTTTCGGCAGCGTGTGGAAACCGAGAGGAACCCCAGCCCCAGTGTGGCCCTGCTGACCAGCTGGGCTCTTGTGTGGGGTCCCCATCAGTTTGGGGCTCTGCCAGTGCTGCTAGGGGTGGGATGTGCCCCATCAGGGCAGAGGGAAGATGCTCTGCCGAGGTGGTGCACCCGCTGCGGTCAGGACCCACCGCTTCCCCTCTGTCGGCACCTGCTTGAGGGTGCGAGCGCAGCTGGGGATTCTGAACCGCAGCCGACAGCTGTGGTGGCAGCCTgacagcagccacagccacGCGGTGTCGGGCACAGACAGCACGATCGAGCCCCTGGCCCCACGTGGACCTGCTCGTGACCAGGGTGGATGCGTGGGGCACGGGGGTGGCAGCTCTGTGGGAGGGGGCACTCATGCCATGCTGGGAAGCCAGGCTCATCCTGGTCCCctcgccatgggcagggaccctCTCTGCTGTGATGTTGGTGCCTGCACCCCtctgaagatcatagaatcactaggttggaaaagacctcttggatcattgagtccaaccattcctatctaaaccatgtccctgagcacctcatctgcctgtcttttaaatccctccagggctggtgactcaaccacctcctcaGGCAGTcggttccagtgcttgataatcctTTCAATGAGgaaacttttcctgatgtccagcctgaccctcccctggtggagcttgaggccattccctctcatcctgtcccctgtcacttgggagaagaggccagcaccctcctctccacaacctcctctcaggcagttggagagagcaatgaggtctcccctcagcctcctcttctccaggctaaacacccccagctctctcagccgctcctcttgctctccagccccttcaccagcttcgttgctcttctctggactcgctccagagcctcaacatccttcttgtggtgaggggcccagaactgaacacaggattcgaggagcggtctcaccagtgccgagtccagagggagaagaacctccctggacctgctggtcatgttTCTGATACGTGATGCTGCAGCTACAGGGCCAGGGCTGGGAACAGGAACCGTGCGGGAGGTTGTGCAAGGATGGGGGGACCCGCATGGCCGGGAGGGCACGGCAGCCACAGCCCTCGTGTCGAAATTCCACCCTCTTACAGAAAAGCCCCCGGGCAGAATTCCTGACAGGGGTGATTCATCCCCGCTGGAAGCGATGACTTTGCCTCTCCAGTAAACCCTCTTCATCTTAGCAGAGGAAAAGGGGCAGCGGGTCCCACTGCACCCTATCCACCGTGGGATGACGGGACCACCCAGAGCCCTGCGGGCTGGCGAAGCAGAGGAGGGCTGAGACCCGCTGGGCACCGGAGGGGTGGGCACCAAGCGCAGAATTGACTCCCTGGGTCCCATCCCCACGAAAGCCTCCCCTGTCCCGTCTGCCTCCCGATCCCAGTGGCACTGCCAGGTGCTCTGGGGGGACCGTCCCCCACCGGAGAGGGCACGCGGGATCAGCCCTTTCCAGGAAACGTGCACGAGGGCAGCCAGGCTGCCGAGTTCCCGACAGCAGCTCTGGTTTTAATAACAGCAAATCGATGGATGCCCCATTCCGGCCCTGAGCAAACTCCTTGCGCTTCCTTCCCCGCTCTCCCCGCAACCGGCCGGTGGCTTCCCTGTAGGGGCAGAAAGGATGGGAACCCTGACCCCAGTGACGGCACGTGTGTTTCCGAGCGTCGATGGCCAACGCCTGCCTGCTTCACCCTGCCCTGGCGCGCGGCCGGCACCCTCGCGTGGGGAAGGGATGTGATGGGGAGAGGAGATCAGTGGTCCTCgctgcccctgcccagcccagggCTGTGCCCACCCCACGCAGGTGCCTCCTGTGGGGCTGCTCCAGGATCTGGGCATTCCCACCTGCTCCCAGCCGCTCGccttccccccagccccgtgcTGTGATTCAGCTCccccgctcctcctcctcttcccctcagGGTTTTGCACAAACCTCCCTGCTctctttgtgcttgttttgAGAACAGATTAGTCATGGCTCTTAGCTGGCTTCCAGCAAACTGCACAACAGCACCATGGAAAAACGAGAACAGCAAAGTGATGACTCAGCAGGGCTCACGCTCCCTTCCCTTGGGTGCCAACTTGTCCCCCGCTCCGGGCTCCGGTGGGGACCACCCAGCAATGTGGCACCTGGGCTGCAGCGGGCGAGTGATGCGGGAAAGGGCAGCATCTGCCTGGAAGAAGCGACAggagagcaggggctggggaggggatggctGGGTGGGATGCTGGATCCTGGAGGTGATGGGTCCTTGAGTGCAGCCTTCGCCCTGTACCCGAGCCCCGTCCTGTGCCCAGTGAGGGGTCCCCTCTGCCCTACCAGCACCTCGCTGCcacccagagcagctcccaCTCAGCGCCCCAGCAAGGCTGCGCGGGTGCAGGGGCTGCTGTGGTGCGGAAAGGCTGCTgggaccccagggaaccccgaTCCTGCGGGCTTGGCAAGCACCTTTGGCACCAGGACCCTCCCAGGCAGCACCTGCATGCTGGGGCTGTGCCAGTGACAGGAACTCCCAGGGCGGGCCCTTACCGTACCTCGCACCTTGCCTGGCAGCCTTTTATTACCCTGCCTTGGCCGGCTGCCCGCTCGCACGGCGCGATGCCAAGTTCTCCGTGCCAGGTGGCTTTATTGTGATCCCATGGCGCTGGACACCAGCTGGTGTCGGCTGCCAAGGATGAACAATGGGATTACTGGAATTACAGTAAAGTGCTCCCATTCCCACTCGTTAAGCGCTGAAGATGGGGCCCCTGGGTCCTGCTATGGAACATCTACTCCAGCTGTGCCCTCTGCCAGATGTGCACCCTGTCCTTGCGGGATGCAGTGCTGCCTCcacccagctcccccagcctggTCGGTGTAGGCTGGAGGTGCTCTCAGCCCACGGGGTTGGGGACATCGATGGGAGGCGTGGGACAGGCAGAGCCGCTGGGTTCGCAGGGATATTTGGGACCCCGGCAACACGCActgatggggagggggcaggcgGGCAGAGCAGATGCAGGGTCTCATGTCTGGGACTCCCATCCCCATCCGTGTGAGCGGTGCTGCCGACGGCTGCTCCTGTGCCAGGGCTGAGGCCAGGGCTGATGTGAGGCCAAGGGATGCTCCGGGGTTTGGGTTTGGCACCTGCCCACGGCTGCTCTGCCAGGGTCATCCGAGGACTCTGCGCTGTGCTGGGCAAACACACCCAAGGCAGTTGGCAGTGGATCGCTTGGAGCACCCATGGGGACCTCCCATGATGTGCCGTCGGTGTGCTGTGCCGGCTCCCTGCGAATGAGCAAGAGAATCacctgggatgggatgggatgggatgggatgggatggcatgGCATGGGATGGCATGGGATggcatgggatgggatgggatggcatgGGGTCACTGGCGTGGGGAGCAAGAGAAGGGCTGACACCTGGGGAGGGCACAGGATGGGACCTGCCTGGTGCCACCACCCTCAGCTCAACCGGGCACAGCCCTCCTGGCGACAGCATAGGTGGAGCTTGGCATCGAGACCCTCTGGCCCCAGCACAGGGGCTGCAGGACGAAGCTCAGCACCATCCTCTTGCACGAcacccacagcactgctggcgCTGGGCTGCTGCTCCCCCCGCCTTGGCCATGTCCCCAGCGCTGGGATAGGACGGGGGGGCCTGCGGCTGCTATCGCCACAGCAACGCGGCTTTGTTTGAAACCTTCCTCTGAAATGTCAAGACTTTCTTCgggctccagctgctgctgccaggatgAAAACTTCCTCCCTGGCCGTGGAAACGCATCGGGGGTGTTTTCCACTCTGAACATCCGCTTCTGCGAGAGCAGCGTGAGCTTTGCCTCGTGCCGGGGCTGGTGGTCGCGGGGTGCAGGACTGAGCCCCAGGTGGGTGCTGGAgtgggcaggggctgtggggcagaatcataggatagaatcatagaatcacagaatcactaggttggaaaggacccactggatcattgagtccaaccattcccatcagtcactaaaccatgtctctcagcacctcatccacctgtgttttaaacacctccatggaaggtgacccaaccccctccccgggcagcctgtgccagtgcccaatgaccctttccatgaagggccccagaactgaacacaggattcgaggagcggtctcaccagtgccgagtacagagggagaagaacctccctggccctgctggtcacaccgtttctgatccaagccaagatgcccttggtcttcttggccacctgggccactgctggctcatgttcactcgctgtcgaccagcacccccaggtccctctcctccaggcagctttccagccaggcttctcctagtctggagctgcacagggttgttgtgccccaagggcaggacccggcatttggccttgttgaacctcctgccattggtctcagcccagcagtccagcctgttcagatccctcgcAGGGCCCCGTGGGGCGTGAAGGGTCTGTGTCTCTCAAAGCTCGGGGCGGTGCTGGCTGGTGGGCAGCAGGGCATTCAGCCCAGCCGGCAGGCGAGCTGGTGGACGTGGCTGCTGATGGGGGGGGAAGCCAGGGCAGCGCAGCCCCAAGGAGCTGCTGATGGAAGGAGTGAGGAATCCGCAGCTGCTGGCTCCCTCTGAGCTGGCTGCTACTCTGGCTGAAGAAGCAGCAACAGAGGGTTTCCATGGGGACGTACACAAGCCTCTGGGCTCGTCTGCATCCCAAAATACACCCTGGCCTGAGCGCAggggtcctgctgctgccctgtgctCTCTGCCTACgcacagccctgcctgggtCAGGATGAACTGGGGGCTCAGGGAAGCCCCCACGGCTCTACGGGTGGCCACGGCTCTGCCTCCTCTGTGCCAGCGATGGGATGGGTGAGATCTCTGCTGCGGACAGGGATGTCACGTCACACCACAGGGCCGTGCAGAGGGGTGagatgaggggacatggggactcCTGCAAGCCCTTGAGACAtggagctgcagggctgcacagCTCTGCACTTTCTCCAGTGCAGGGAGCCTTCACCCACCCCAAGCCGCAGAGCCTGAGCTCATGCTTCCCGGCAGCATGCCGGCGAGCAGATGTCAGTCCCCGTTCCCAACTGTCCCCGTGGCCCTGGCCCACGGAGGAATTGCCATGTAAGGAGCAGGTGGTGCCATTTACAGTAAGTCCCCAGCTGCTGCACAGCCCTTTCCTGCATCCTACTGGGAAACACGGCGGTGGATGTGGGAACGTCCTGGCGCTGCAGAGCCAAAGCGGGAGGAAACGCGTGAGGGGTGCGCTGCAAGGTCAGGGTGTTCAGGAGCTCTCTGCCTGGCTCTaccactgctgctgccactcGCTGCcaccttcctcctttcctgcagCCTACCTGGAGGGAGCCCGCATGGCCCAGGTGGGACCAGAATCCTCCAAGCAGCCTGCAGGTTTTGCCATGTTTGCAtctgcagagatgctgctgtgcagcagagcaggttTCCTGCACCCCCTGACCCCACAGGGCTCGCTCGGGTTCACTGTCCTGGAGGTCAATTCCTTCTCATGCCAGTAATGGGGCTGGCGGCGCGGTGGGAAGCGTCGCTGGCTGTTGGGTTCCTGCCCAGCTGTGCTCCTCCACCCCAGCACCTTGGTAGGTTCTCATCACAgcgtggaggaggaggtggtggtgctGGGGACAGGCTGTTCTTACTGCTGCAATGAGTCCTGCTGGGTTTCAGCCTGTGGCTCCCACGCTCCCTGGAAAGGTGTGTGAGCTGCTGGCTGCTCCGGTGGGATGCGTGGTCAGGATCGGGGGCTGCTGTCGCCCAGAAGTGCTCCAGGCAGGTCAGGACTGGGCAGGTTTGCCCAGTCCAGCTGTACCAGTTTGGGTTTGTTGATGCTCAGAGCAGGTGGAGTGGAGCTGCTGGCCAACCTGCactgtcccatcccatccagtcccatccctgcTGGTGCCAGGTCAGTCCCAGCACAGAGGAAAACCTTCAGCCTCCAGAGCAATGAGGAcagggcttggggacactgCCTGGCAGGGAGCTGTGCCTGTTGCTGCCTGCTCCACCATAGGGCTGGTGCAGCACCATGAGGAGAGTAGGCACCCTGCTCGGCTGCTGGGTTTTCTGGCTTGGCTTTGCTGTGACCACCTCCATCCTCACCGTTGGCTGGTCCTCAGGCTGCTCCAAGTCCCTCTTGGGGGCTGCCAGCCCATCATCCAAGTGCTCCTGGCCAGGCAGAAGAGAGCGGGGACCTcatgatggttggactcaatgatctaagaggctttttccaacctagtgattctatgatgagtgGGGCTGCATGGCTGTGGCTCAACCAACAGCCCCACTGCACCCACCTGGTGCCCAGCTCTGGGAGGCACGGGGTGCAGGGAACTGCAGGACCACAGTGTCCCAGCCCCACTCCTTGTTCCCTGCCCATCTCCCAGCACTAACAGGGTCTGATCATGGCTGAGAACACTTTCCCAGTCCAGAAAGCCCCCTTGGGGGTGAGCTCAGACAGTCCCAGCCGCAGGGCAGAGGGGAACTTGCTGCCTGTGACACGCTCGATCAGCCGCTTACGAAACGAGGGGCCAAGTCCGCTCGGGTTTTCAGGAGAAGGCGAGAGGTTTGTGAAACCTTCAGCAGGGATTTGCCCGCTGGCTGCTGcgtcactgctgctgctgctgcgagGTTGGGTTTATTCCAAGAAACCCATGGGGCTGGCGGAGCTTCCCGGACTCTCGACTCAGCAGTGGGTTACGGCACCGCTGCGGCCGGAGCTGGAGGGAAGAGGCCCCTGGGTGGTGGAACGGGGGCTTGGGGCCCTTCTGGGAAGCATCAGAGCTGGGGTGGGAGGGCTGGGGTCCAGCTGTGGGGGGTTGGAGAGGGCTGCACCAGGGATGCtgtgaaaaaggaaagggagaaaagggggtgcTGAGCACCCCCAGGGCTGTGGTTCCCCATCCCCTGCTGTGCCTCGTTCTCCCCAAGAGCTGTGATGCCCCAGGTTGCCCCGGCAGCTGCCGCGAGGACCACAGGGTGATGCTTCCCACGGGCCAGGGGGCTGCTGTGCCGCGCGGTGCTGCTCCCACCCCATGccctggcactgggatgggagtCCCCGGTGCTGCCGGGAGCCCTGACATCAGGGATGTGTCTCGGCAGAGCCTGgcgggcagccaccgctgcgcATGGACATTCCTCACATAGCTCCGGCGGGTGCCCGGGCAGGTCGCGCGCTTCCTGGCAGCCGGCGAGCCACGGCCTGGAGAGCAAGACCAAAATAGTCACGGAGACCATGTCTGTGGGCCGAGCGGGCACATTCACCATCCCTCTGCTCCGGGGCGATGCCTAAGGGAAGCCTTTTCCCAGCAGTTGGTGTTCCCTGAGCACGGCACACAGTGCCCGGCGCGATGCCAGGCTGTGCACACAGGGTGCTGGGCGCCCGCTCCTCGCTGCCAGGATCTCTGTAGGGCTGCAGGAGCCTGGCCACCTCCTAGGAGCTTCCCTCACTCTATGTCGTGGGTGCGAGCAGGATTTTAGCATTCCTGCTTACCCCCCTTCTCCCAAGCCCACTGTGCTCACAGTGGAAACACCAGAAATCCTTTCCAAACCCTGCACCTCTCAGTGCCCTGTTCCTGTTAGTTTTCAACCCCATCATGTGCCATCTCCGCTTTCCCCTCCTGAAACCGTGCTCAGGAGCTTGGACGAGCTCACTGTGGCACATGGCATGCAAAGCTGTGCTTGTGGCCATGCCACAGGCAAGCCTTGGCTACCGACTGCGATCCTGGGCTAGTTCGTGGCTGCACCACCTTCCCAAAGCCCGGAGTGGGTCTTCTCTCCAGGCTTAGCTCGGCCGATGGAACCACATCGCGGGGCTCAGACATACCTGAGCGCTGGGACAGCACTTACGCACGGCTGGGCTGTGAGTCACCGCGGCGGGATCACCCCAGCATGGAAAGCGGCTCCAGGAAACCAGAATTTATGTGGTATAAACACTATCTCGGCGTCACAGCGAGGGCAGCGGCTGGGGAGGGACGTGCGTCATGCCGGGGGGGCCGTGTGGCCTCGGGGGTGCAAGGGAGACAAGAAACCAGATccgagtggtttttttttcattaaaaaatagtgCTCTTTATTATAAATTATGGAAACGTTTCCTTTctgaatataaatataaatatgtgcAAAGTTTCATCtgagttttggtttggttgAATTTTCAAGCATGGTTTTGCTCAGCCCTCGAGGCTGGAGGTGAAGATGGAATctttataaaagacagtgatttACGTTGGCCTGTAAACATCCCTttggttagaaaaaaaaaaataaaagaaaaagcgCCGGAAAAACCCAACCGcttctccagggaagatgacgcACTCCAGGGAATCCTCCTGCCACGTTCCTGCGGGAATCGGTGTCCCTGAGGATTAGTGGCCAGGGTCTGCAGGGAGCGGCTGGGTGGAGGTGGGGTGCGATTAACGGTCCAGCGGCAGCACCAGGTCCCTCTGCTCCTCGCAGAGAGGGTTGTGTGGGATGCTCAGCGGTGTCAGGATGCGTCGTTGCCCCTCTGGCTTTGCGGCACGTCACCGGGACCATCATCGCGCAGCAACACCAAACGATGTGCAGTAACCCAGACCACGGGACAGGGAGAATATTAAGGCTTAGTCCCCCGAAAAATGGCAACGAGGAGAAAAAATGGCAGAGACCTCCAAGCGCGGGGCCTGGCGTGAAAGGAGCTTCCACCCACAAGGAGGCAGCAAGAGGTAAAGTACAGTACGGGCAAAAACCACTTTCCCCTTAAAACCGAGGAAAAGCGCTCAGGCACTAGCTGGACTCCAGTGCTTTCCATTCTCTGGTGGCAGAAAGGGGCTCTCTCCACGATACCCGCTGCGGCAGCGGGAATGTGGCTCTTGGGGCGCACACCCCGGCTGCTCGAGCCCATGAGGATTTTGCTGAACCCCACACTGGGCGCACTGTAACATCCACAGTCCGATCGGAGCAGTCTCCTTCCCTGCGGAGAGGGGGTGTTGCGCTTCCTAGGGGGGGGCATCCCCCAGCACAAAGGGTgccaggctctgctggcaccTCGCCCCAGtccccctcttttccttcccagagGGAGAGGCACGGCATGTCCTGCGAGTCCTGGCGCAGCGTTGTGCCTGTCCCCTGCTCTTGTGCTTGTAGCGTGTAACATCACCGCATCGTCCCCTTAGAGGGGGGCATCGTACTGGTCCAGGAACTCCTTGATGGGAGCTGGCAGCTGAGTCATCTTCTCGTAGGAGTCCAGGTGCCCGTTGACGGTCTTGCGGCAGAGGTGTTGCAGGGTGGAGACGCTGGAGGAGAGCGGGCGGCTCAGCACCAGGGGGATCTTTTCGCCCCCGGAGTAAATGTAGTAGGTGCGCTTCGAGTGTATGGTCCCCCCCGCCTGCTCGGGGACGGCACAGGGAGCGGGTGGCATGTAGTGATGGACCAGCTTGAGCACGCAGTCGAAGCGAGGCACGGGCTGGCTGCTGCGAGGGTCGCTCTGCAAGGAGAAGCTGCCACCCTCGCACTGGATGCGCAGGTTCTTGGTGCCCAGCTCCGTCTTTACGCTGAGGGTGAAGAAGTGCCGCTGGTCCGAGCTGTCCCTGATGAGGAAGGTGCCAGCCGGCTCGGCGCTGAGCAGCAGGTTGGCCTCGCCGCCTGTCACCGTGCTCCAGTAGAAGCCGCTTTCCTGCAGCTTGCGCACGGTGTTCACCACCAGCTGGTACTCGCTCTTGGAGCTGAACGTCTTGAGGCGCAGGCTGGTGTCGAGGGGGCGGCTCATCCCGGTGGCGGGGAACTTGCTGTGGGTGACCATGGCGCACGGAGCCAGCTTTGCGCGCTCGGGGTGCTGCTGCCGGGAGCAGCGGCTGCTACACCATCACCTGCGGCAGAGAGTGCGATGAGCCCCGGTACCCCAAATCCCCAGCTCTCCCTTCCCGGGAGTACCGGCATCCCCGGTCCTGGGCCATCGCCATCCTGGGCTGCCAGCATCCCAGTCCCGGGCTACCACGCTGCCCTCCGGGGCACCGGCATCCACCGACCCCGGCTATTCCCTCGCTGGAGGGCACCAGCATCCCCGGTTATCTCACTCTGGGGGCACCAGCATCCCCGGTCTCTGGTTCTCGCCGTCCCAGAGCCCCGGCATCCCTACCAACCAGCCTCACCGTGGGGCACCGGGATCCCCGGCTACCCCCCTCCCGGGACACCGGCACCCCCGGTGCTCAGGCTTTGTCTCTCCCGGGGGGCACCGGCATCCCTTCCTCGCCCTCCGGGCGCACCGGCATCCCCGGATCCCAGGATATGTCCTTCTTGGAGAGGCACCGGCACCCTTGCCTCCCTCTCCAGGGTCACCGGCAGCCCCGGAGCCCGGGCTATCACCCTCCTAGCGGGGACCAGCATCACCGGAGCTCAGGTTCTCCCTCTCCCGAGACACGGGCAGCCCCGGAGCCCGGGCTATCCCCTTCCCGTGGGGCACCGGCATCCCCGGAGCTCATGTTATCTCTCTTCTTAAGGCACCAAcatcccccttcctccccttctcgGGGCATCGGCATCCCTGGAGCCCGGCTTATCCCCTTCCCGGGGGGCACCGgcatcccttcctcccccctcccgGGACACCGGCATCCCCGGAGCCCGTGTTATCCCTCTCCTTAAGGCACCAGCATCCCCTCCTCCCGCTCCCGGGACCCCGACATCCCCGGAGCCCGCGTTATCCCTCTCCTTAAGGCACCAGCATCCCTTCCTCCCCGTCCCGGACCCCGGCATCCCCGGTTCCCGTGCGGTACCTGCTGCGGGGGCCGGTGcgtggcggcgggcggcggcgggagctGCCGGGGCGGCCCGGGGAGGCTTCTTATAGCGGGCTCAGAGCCCGCCCTCGGGTTCCTGGAACTGCGCGGCTTCTTGTAAGGCTGCCggcgcccgcccgccgccccgcccgggCCGGCCCGTCGCCAGCCGCCGCCGGCCCATTCCGGGCAGCGCGACCGCCCCGCCCGCTGCCGCCGCGATCCTTCCTTCTAAGAAGAGAACAGTCCCGGCCGCGGAGCGCCCCCCTGCCCCGCCCCACGGCGAGAAACCAGGAGTGGGGGCAGCCCCGGGCACCCCCTGCCCGCCCCGGGGATGCCCGTGCCCCCCTGGGAGGAGAGGATCCCCGAGCCCCCCGCGGGAGGGGGAGAGGATGCCCGTGCCCCCCgggaggaggagagggtgcCGGTGCCCCCCAGGAGGAGAGGATGCCCGTGCCCCCGGGAGGAGAGGATGCTCGTGCCTCCCGGGAGGAGGAGATGATGCCCTTGCCCCCCAGGAGGAGAGGATGCCCGTGTCCCCCGGGAGGAGAGGAGATGATGCCTGTGCCCCCCGGGAGGAGGAGACGGTGCTGGTGCCccccaggaggagaggagaggatgctCGTGTCCCCCGAGATGGGGACGAGAGGATGACCGTTCCccctgggaggaggagaggatgcTCGTGCCCCCCGGGAGGAGATGATGCCCGTGCCCCccgggaggagaggagaggatgcCGTGCCCCCCCCGGGAGGGGGTTAGCATGGGCACGGGGGATGCCGGGGTCCCGGGAGGGGTAGAAAGCGATGCTGGCGCCCCCCAGGTTGGGGGAATAGCCCTGGCTCCAGCGATGCCGGTCCAACTCAGGAGATCC is part of the Phaenicophaeus curvirostris isolate KB17595 chromosome 19, BPBGC_Pcur_1.0, whole genome shotgun sequence genome and encodes:
- the SOCS3 gene encoding suppressor of cytokine signaling 3 gives rise to the protein MVTHSKFPATGMSRPLDTSLRLKTFSSKSEYQLVVNTVRKLQESGFYWSTVTGGEANLLLSAEPAGTFLIRDSSDQRHFFTLSVKTELGTKNLRIQCEGGSFSLQSDPRSSQPVPRFDCVLKLVHHYMPPAPCAVPEQAGGTIHSKRTYYIYSGGEKIPLVLSRPLSSSVSTLQHLCRKTVNGHLDSYEKMTQLPAPIKEFLDQYDAPL